Proteins co-encoded in one Colletes latitarsis isolate SP2378_abdomen chromosome 13, iyColLati1, whole genome shotgun sequence genomic window:
- the Remo gene encoding remoulade isoform X1, giving the protein MMKAVLIFLVLTQARGKIIQTCPQYCTCKIGAQAEWLRVKCGNELQNIKSINIDIVSVELVQLDLSKNKIYTIEANTFKNLTNLKRLDLSQNNVTSIGEGCFNGLENLERLDLSKNQISTIDAYSFRKLTNLKRLDLSGNNISIVIPSLFHDLLALEHLKLNENRLTTLKEGTFSGLKSIKQLDLSNNPWICNCELFWFSNWIYKSSIKLIPAPKCASPANIKGEFVRKIRYSENIQCQWLPPTIELWPVHNQVVFVGDSLTLKCRAPSITEDRNAKLSWLWYPNTTNEVMDLNTFTDPQKSLSNIKIDNRYLTDSGIVDSSLSIVSVKEEHNGQWNCLLVSVNGNRSKAISVIVISDQTRYCPLVVTKNNKGIYTWPRTVVGWKAELPCEGNHLSGVMQIPSKASYFCNITGYWENLNTELCPYISHTTKSLEQFSKVNLSLAKINLIEAVKKLKNYTGHGIKLTDPVEVNFITQTIENYLNFLTEEKELGSLLIDVISTVINLPKNILKRAEISFKSCSRLIKAVEKIVEFTPSIQSYKKNMALEEFRIKRSGFTGLICTWYSNAAFASDSESKFLQCTTNNRTTPINIKDRIIEASIHLPASLLEYSQEAVVHQVMISVYSNNRLFPKLVNTDNMDITSCIIGSKLFGISMKNLTEPVYVMLRAPLYYYAGKRLLPVVWDETLNKSGGWTSNGCYLRNMLNNLIVFHCNRLGYYGLLQDTSYLDQDGNSITGATFKYLNPAIYIGSIITITCLIITCATYIICYTSITMPKKAKHCVINTWFAMALLSFSYSVGIHQTENIQICQSIGLTLHYLSLCSLLWMAVSASNMYKKFSKSDLEDIPNNEIQDQPIPKPLLGLYLVGWGVGMIICGISGAINLREYAGYSYCFLASGPALAALFLPAGILIMYLIIFYLLIKCAIQNIDVNAQLSEGTQATENMDLELLEPSTNLSTNRNSLHSTQDSSDIVDSEHSQITQLKGQIIMLILYLISWIAAAASTVKPLSAYISFDEIVFATLYSLFSSSLGIFVLFFYGIIRNDVRSQWLKMRCWLQKRKNRCCRTRSISDANPVIPTHPLVQHLVPPLSNSQATQVTSDSNSISSSRCTNRSQTCNTLKFTDIMSNQEALPVGRKMANVNLVVLHRQQYRSNNSVTTYTEPICVEMFYNPRQSGVARKFFRKQRRHTKNNNLGPRKQGDGGATSDAGSCISVPRPAAKLETNIDQTILSTSAKVNNTNIHVELNPINDIKNINILSDSGGSISEEISVPMRFVIGHESLLRNVRKINNNCRLQDHISVNTVLNSSRNDSCQKLEVTNTTSHDSDIDIKTDEEKYLRNVSQQCSLEYSSEVESTTQMTSEKSDHNLPEIYETIETGVEEQFVRKRCQSINESYKTEKQHCKTNLKWLSHSNSMYCLPIDTAKALRNNYCSSLNDISSVIDSKNCKYLKPSFTNFQTITNSHLYNQVSISQKSFNQSELSFSEVNSLTSDNMHNLVQTTVNSSLNIECIPKVCTNEYNFCFTAEVTLPSLNCTNVAQDSKEKTTDSLTDIRSLMSSPCNIVKCFDSGNEVESVSKNSNLDSLQQIEVSKIYLKNPNIYLQVTKKETSV; this is encoded by the exons ATGATGAAGGCTGTCCTCATATTCTTAGTTTTAACTCAAGCCAGAGGAAAAATAATTCAAACGTGTCCACAATATTGTACGTGCAAAATTGGTGCACAAGCAGAATGGTTACGTGTTAAATGTGGTAATgaattacaaaatattaaaagtatTAATATTGATATTGTCAGTGTGGAATTAGTACAATT AGATTTAAGCAAAAATAAGATTTATACCATCGAAGctaatacatttaaaaatttgacaAACCTGAAACGTTTGGATTTATCCCAAAATAATGTGACATCTATTGGAGAAGGTTGTTTTAACGGTCTTGAAAATTTAGAAAGGCT GGATTTAAGTAAGAATCAAATTTCAACCATAGATGCTTATTCATTtcgaaaattaacaaatttaaaaagaCT CGATTTGTCAGGAAACAACataagtattgtgataccatcaTTATTTCATGATTTACTGGCTTTAGAGCACTT GAAATTGAATGAAAATAGATTAACAACTTTGAAGGAAGGTACCTTTTCTGGTCTTAAATCGATAAAGCAATT agaccTGTCTAATAATCCATGGATATGTAATTGCGAATTATTTTGGTTCAGCAATTGGATTTATAAGAGCTCGATTAAATTAAT TCCTGCTCCAAAATGTGCATCGCCCGCAAATATTAAGGGTGAATTTGTGAGAAAAATAAGATATTCAGAGAATATTCAGTGCCAATGGTTGCCTCCTACAATCGAACTTTGGCCAGTTCACAATCAAGTAGTTTTTGTTGGAGATTCGTTAACTTTAAAATGTAGAGCACCTAGTATTACAGAAGATAGAAATGCAAAATTGAGTTGGTTATGGTATCCTAATACTACCAACGAAGTTATGGATTTAAATACATTTACAGATCCGCAAAAAAGTTTATCCAATATTAAAATCGATAATAGATACCTGACAGACAGTGGCATTGTAGACAG ttCGCTTAGTATTGTTTCGGTCAAAGAAGAACATAACGGACAATGGAATTGTTTATTAGTGTCTGTAAATGGTAACAGATCTAAAGCAATCAGTGTAATCGTTATTTCTGATCAAACTCGTTATTGTCCTTTAGTAG TAACTAAAAACAATAAAGGCATTTATACATGGCCGAGGACCGTGGTAGGATGGAAAGCAGAATTACCTTGCGAAGGGAACCATTTATCTGGTGTAATGCAAATACCATCAAAAGCTTCCTACTTTTGTAATATCACCGGTTACTGGGAAAATTTGAACACGGAGTTATGTCCTTACATATCGCACACAACCAAAAGCTTGGAACAATTTTCCAAGGTTAATCTTTCGCTCGCAAAAATCAATTTGATAGAAGctgtgaaaaaattaaaaaattatacaggACATGGAATAAAGCTGACTGATCCTGTTGAAGTAAATTTTATAACACAAActatagaaaattatttaaattttctaaCCGAAGAAAAAGAACTTGGTTCTTTGTTAATTGATGTTATTAGTACAGTAATTAATTTGCCAAAAAATATCTTAAAAAGAGccgaaatttcttttaaatctTGCTCACGGCTAATAAAAGCTGTAGAAAAAATTGTAGAATTTACTCCATCCATACaatcttataaaaaaaatatggcATTGGAGGAATTTAGAATAAAACGCAGCGGTTTTACCGGTTTGATATGTACATGGTATTCAAATGCTGCTTTTGCAAGCGATTCAGAATCAAAATTCTTACAATGCACGACAAACAATAGAACTACTCCTATTAATATAAAAGACAGAATAATCGAAGCTTCGATACATCTGCCTGCATCTTTATTGGAATATTCGCAAGAAGCCGTTGTTCATCAAGTAATGATTTCTGTATACAGTAATAATAGATTGTTTCCTAAACTCGTCAACACCGATAATATGGATATTACATCGTGCATTATTGGAAGCAAATTAT ttggaatatcgatgaaaaatttaacCGAACCAGTATACGTTATGTTAAGAGCACCTTTATATTACTATGCTGGAAAAAGATTATTACCCGTAGTTTGGGACGAAACGTTGAATAAATCGGGTGGTTGGACAAGTAATGGATGTTATTTAAGAAATATGTTGAACAATTTAATAGTATTTCATTGTAATCGATTGGGATATTACGGACTTTTGCAAGATACATCGTACCTTGATCAAGATGGTAACAG TATTACCGGAGcaacatttaaatatttaaatccaGCAATATATATTGGAAGTATTATAACGATAACATGCTTAATTATTACATGTGCAACGTATATTATTTGTTACACATCTATCACTATGCCTAAAAAAGCAAAACATTGTGTTATTAATACTTGGTTTGCCATGGCACTATTATCATTCTCTTATAGTGTTGGTATTCACCAGAcagaaaatattcaaatttgtCAAAGTATTGGTCTAACGCTCCACTACTTGTCTTTGTGTTCCTTATTATGGATGGCAGTGTCTGCTAG taatatgtataaaaagttTTCAAAATCTGACCTCGAAGATATTCCAAATAACGAAATCCAGGATCAACCGATACCAAAACCATTATTAGGTCTTTATTTAGTTGGTTGGGGTGTAGGTATGATAATTTGTGGTATATCAGGAGCAATAAATTTACGAGAGTATGCAGGATATTCATATTGCTTCCTCGCATCTGGTCCTGCTCTTGCTGCTCTTTTTCTTCCAGCTGGAATTCTAATAATGTATCTgatcattttttatttgcttATTAAGTGTGCTATTCAGAATATCGACGTGAATGCTCAATTGTCTGAAGGTACACAAGCTACAGAGAACATGGATTTAGAATTATTGGAACCAAGCACAAATTTATCTACAAACAGAAATAGTTTACACAGCACACAAGATTCTTCCGATATCGTGGATTCCGAACATTCTCAAATAACACAGTTAAAGGGCCAAATTATCATGTTAATTTTATACCTAATATCATGGATTGCCGCAGCGGCGTCAACTGTAAAACCATTAAGTGCATATATTTCTTTCGATGAAATTGTATTTGCTACATTATATTCCCTTTTCTCGAGTTCGCTTGGCATttttgttcttttcttttacgGAATTATACGAAATGATGTTAGATCGCAGTGGTTAAAAATGCGTTGCTGGCTTCAAAAGCGAAAAAATCGGTGTTGTAGAACAAGAAGCATTTCCGATGCAAATCCCGTAATTCCAACGCATCCTTTGGTACAACATTTAGTACCTCCGTTGTCTAATTCTCAAGCTACTCAAGTAACATCCGATTCGAATTCCATTAGCTCGTCAAGATGTACCAACAGATCACAGACTTGCAATACTTTAAAATTTACGGATATTATGAGCAATCAGGAAGCTTTACCTGTTGGAAGAAAAATGGCAAACGTAAATTTAGTTGTGTTACACCGACAACAATATAGATCTAACAATTCCGTTACGACGTATACCGAACCAATTTGCGTAGAAATGTTTTACAATCCCCGTCAAAGCGGAGTTGCTAGAAAATTCTTTAGAAAACAGCGTCGTCATACAAAAAACAATAATCTCGGTCCTAGAAAACAAGGTGACGGTGGTGCAACAAGCGATGCTGGTAGTTGCATTTCTGTACCGCGACCCGCTGCAAAGTTAGAAACTAATATAGACCAAACTATCTTAAGCACTAGCGCGAAAgtaaataatacaaatattCATGTCGAACTAAATCCAATAaacgatattaaaaatattaacattCTCTCGGATAGCGGTGGTAGCATATCGGAAGAAATAAGTGTTCCAATGCGCTTTGTTATCGGTCATGAAAGTCTTCTTCGAAATGTGAGAAAAATCAATAACAATTGCAGATTGCAGGACCATATAAGCGTTAATACAGTATTAAATTCTTCGAGAAACGATTCTTGTCAAAAACTAGAAGTAACGAATACAACTTCGCATGATTCAGATATAGACATAAAAACGGACGAAGAAAAGTACTTACGAAATGTTTCGCAACAATGTAGCTTAGAATATAGTTCAGAAGTAGAATCTACTACCCAAATGACTAGTGAGAAAAGTGATCATAATTTACCAGAAATTTATGAAACTATAGAGACAGGTGTAGAAGaacaatttgtaagaaaaagatGTCAAAGTATCAACGAATCGTACAAGACAGAGAAACAACACTGTAAAACAAACTTAAAATGGTTGTCTCATTCTAATAGCATGTACTGTCTTCCAATAGACACTGCAAAAGCATTGAGAAATAACTATTGTAGTTCACTGAACGACATCTCTTCTGTTATCGATTCGAAGaattgcaaatatttaaaaccGTCATTCACGAATTTCCAAACTATTACAAACTCACATTTGTACAATCAAGTTTCCATTTCTCAAAAATCATTTAATCAGTCAGAATTATCATTTTCCGAAGTAAATAGTTTAACTAGCGATAATATGCATAATTTAGTACAGACAACCGTTAATTCTTCATTGAATATCGAATGCATACCTAAAGTATGTACCAACGAGTACAATTTTTGTTTTACCGCAGAGGTAACTTTACCTAGTTTAAATTGTACAAATGTTGCACAAGATTCGAAAGAAAAGACTACAGACTCTCTGACCGATATTAGATCACTTATGTCAAGTCCTTGCAATATCGTAAAATGTTTTGATTCGGGAAATGAAGTAGAAAGTGTAAGCAAAAATTCAAATTTAGATAGTTTACAACAAATTGAAGTCAGTAAAATATACTTGAAAAATCCAAATATTTATCTACAAGTAACCAAAAAAGAAACAAGCGTTTAA
- the Remo gene encoding remoulade isoform X2, translating to MMKAVLIFLVLTQARGKIIQTCPQYCTCKIGAQAEWLRVKCGNELQNIKSINIDIVSVELVQLDLSKNKIYTIEANTFKNLTNLKRLDLSQNNVTSIGEGCFNGLENLERLDLSKNQISTIDAYSFRKLTNLKRLKLNENRLTTLKEGTFSGLKSIKQLDLSNNPWICNCELFWFSNWIYKSSIKLIPAPKCASPANIKGEFVRKIRYSENIQCQWLPPTIELWPVHNQVVFVGDSLTLKCRAPSITEDRNAKLSWLWYPNTTNEVMDLNTFTDPQKSLSNIKIDNRYLTDSGIVDSSLSIVSVKEEHNGQWNCLLVSVNGNRSKAISVIVISDQTRYCPLVVTKNNKGIYTWPRTVVGWKAELPCEGNHLSGVMQIPSKASYFCNITGYWENLNTELCPYISHTTKSLEQFSKVNLSLAKINLIEAVKKLKNYTGHGIKLTDPVEVNFITQTIENYLNFLTEEKELGSLLIDVISTVINLPKNILKRAEISFKSCSRLIKAVEKIVEFTPSIQSYKKNMALEEFRIKRSGFTGLICTWYSNAAFASDSESKFLQCTTNNRTTPINIKDRIIEASIHLPASLLEYSQEAVVHQVMISVYSNNRLFPKLVNTDNMDITSCIIGSKLFGISMKNLTEPVYVMLRAPLYYYAGKRLLPVVWDETLNKSGGWTSNGCYLRNMLNNLIVFHCNRLGYYGLLQDTSYLDQDGNSITGATFKYLNPAIYIGSIITITCLIITCATYIICYTSITMPKKAKHCVINTWFAMALLSFSYSVGIHQTENIQICQSIGLTLHYLSLCSLLWMAVSASNMYKKFSKSDLEDIPNNEIQDQPIPKPLLGLYLVGWGVGMIICGISGAINLREYAGYSYCFLASGPALAALFLPAGILIMYLIIFYLLIKCAIQNIDVNAQLSEGTQATENMDLELLEPSTNLSTNRNSLHSTQDSSDIVDSEHSQITQLKGQIIMLILYLISWIAAAASTVKPLSAYISFDEIVFATLYSLFSSSLGIFVLFFYGIIRNDVRSQWLKMRCWLQKRKNRCCRTRSISDANPVIPTHPLVQHLVPPLSNSQATQVTSDSNSISSSRCTNRSQTCNTLKFTDIMSNQEALPVGRKMANVNLVVLHRQQYRSNNSVTTYTEPICVEMFYNPRQSGVARKFFRKQRRHTKNNNLGPRKQGDGGATSDAGSCISVPRPAAKLETNIDQTILSTSAKVNNTNIHVELNPINDIKNINILSDSGGSISEEISVPMRFVIGHESLLRNVRKINNNCRLQDHISVNTVLNSSRNDSCQKLEVTNTTSHDSDIDIKTDEEKYLRNVSQQCSLEYSSEVESTTQMTSEKSDHNLPEIYETIETGVEEQFVRKRCQSINESYKTEKQHCKTNLKWLSHSNSMYCLPIDTAKALRNNYCSSLNDISSVIDSKNCKYLKPSFTNFQTITNSHLYNQVSISQKSFNQSELSFSEVNSLTSDNMHNLVQTTVNSSLNIECIPKVCTNEYNFCFTAEVTLPSLNCTNVAQDSKEKTTDSLTDIRSLMSSPCNIVKCFDSGNEVESVSKNSNLDSLQQIEVSKIYLKNPNIYLQVTKKETSV from the exons ATGATGAAGGCTGTCCTCATATTCTTAGTTTTAACTCAAGCCAGAGGAAAAATAATTCAAACGTGTCCACAATATTGTACGTGCAAAATTGGTGCACAAGCAGAATGGTTACGTGTTAAATGTGGTAATgaattacaaaatattaaaagtatTAATATTGATATTGTCAGTGTGGAATTAGTACAATT AGATTTAAGCAAAAATAAGATTTATACCATCGAAGctaatacatttaaaaatttgacaAACCTGAAACGTTTGGATTTATCCCAAAATAATGTGACATCTATTGGAGAAGGTTGTTTTAACGGTCTTGAAAATTTAGAAAGGCT GGATTTAAGTAAGAATCAAATTTCAACCATAGATGCTTATTCATTtcgaaaattaacaaatttaaaaagaCT GAAATTGAATGAAAATAGATTAACAACTTTGAAGGAAGGTACCTTTTCTGGTCTTAAATCGATAAAGCAATT agaccTGTCTAATAATCCATGGATATGTAATTGCGAATTATTTTGGTTCAGCAATTGGATTTATAAGAGCTCGATTAAATTAAT TCCTGCTCCAAAATGTGCATCGCCCGCAAATATTAAGGGTGAATTTGTGAGAAAAATAAGATATTCAGAGAATATTCAGTGCCAATGGTTGCCTCCTACAATCGAACTTTGGCCAGTTCACAATCAAGTAGTTTTTGTTGGAGATTCGTTAACTTTAAAATGTAGAGCACCTAGTATTACAGAAGATAGAAATGCAAAATTGAGTTGGTTATGGTATCCTAATACTACCAACGAAGTTATGGATTTAAATACATTTACAGATCCGCAAAAAAGTTTATCCAATATTAAAATCGATAATAGATACCTGACAGACAGTGGCATTGTAGACAG ttCGCTTAGTATTGTTTCGGTCAAAGAAGAACATAACGGACAATGGAATTGTTTATTAGTGTCTGTAAATGGTAACAGATCTAAAGCAATCAGTGTAATCGTTATTTCTGATCAAACTCGTTATTGTCCTTTAGTAG TAACTAAAAACAATAAAGGCATTTATACATGGCCGAGGACCGTGGTAGGATGGAAAGCAGAATTACCTTGCGAAGGGAACCATTTATCTGGTGTAATGCAAATACCATCAAAAGCTTCCTACTTTTGTAATATCACCGGTTACTGGGAAAATTTGAACACGGAGTTATGTCCTTACATATCGCACACAACCAAAAGCTTGGAACAATTTTCCAAGGTTAATCTTTCGCTCGCAAAAATCAATTTGATAGAAGctgtgaaaaaattaaaaaattatacaggACATGGAATAAAGCTGACTGATCCTGTTGAAGTAAATTTTATAACACAAActatagaaaattatttaaattttctaaCCGAAGAAAAAGAACTTGGTTCTTTGTTAATTGATGTTATTAGTACAGTAATTAATTTGCCAAAAAATATCTTAAAAAGAGccgaaatttcttttaaatctTGCTCACGGCTAATAAAAGCTGTAGAAAAAATTGTAGAATTTACTCCATCCATACaatcttataaaaaaaatatggcATTGGAGGAATTTAGAATAAAACGCAGCGGTTTTACCGGTTTGATATGTACATGGTATTCAAATGCTGCTTTTGCAAGCGATTCAGAATCAAAATTCTTACAATGCACGACAAACAATAGAACTACTCCTATTAATATAAAAGACAGAATAATCGAAGCTTCGATACATCTGCCTGCATCTTTATTGGAATATTCGCAAGAAGCCGTTGTTCATCAAGTAATGATTTCTGTATACAGTAATAATAGATTGTTTCCTAAACTCGTCAACACCGATAATATGGATATTACATCGTGCATTATTGGAAGCAAATTAT ttggaatatcgatgaaaaatttaacCGAACCAGTATACGTTATGTTAAGAGCACCTTTATATTACTATGCTGGAAAAAGATTATTACCCGTAGTTTGGGACGAAACGTTGAATAAATCGGGTGGTTGGACAAGTAATGGATGTTATTTAAGAAATATGTTGAACAATTTAATAGTATTTCATTGTAATCGATTGGGATATTACGGACTTTTGCAAGATACATCGTACCTTGATCAAGATGGTAACAG TATTACCGGAGcaacatttaaatatttaaatccaGCAATATATATTGGAAGTATTATAACGATAACATGCTTAATTATTACATGTGCAACGTATATTATTTGTTACACATCTATCACTATGCCTAAAAAAGCAAAACATTGTGTTATTAATACTTGGTTTGCCATGGCACTATTATCATTCTCTTATAGTGTTGGTATTCACCAGAcagaaaatattcaaatttgtCAAAGTATTGGTCTAACGCTCCACTACTTGTCTTTGTGTTCCTTATTATGGATGGCAGTGTCTGCTAG taatatgtataaaaagttTTCAAAATCTGACCTCGAAGATATTCCAAATAACGAAATCCAGGATCAACCGATACCAAAACCATTATTAGGTCTTTATTTAGTTGGTTGGGGTGTAGGTATGATAATTTGTGGTATATCAGGAGCAATAAATTTACGAGAGTATGCAGGATATTCATATTGCTTCCTCGCATCTGGTCCTGCTCTTGCTGCTCTTTTTCTTCCAGCTGGAATTCTAATAATGTATCTgatcattttttatttgcttATTAAGTGTGCTATTCAGAATATCGACGTGAATGCTCAATTGTCTGAAGGTACACAAGCTACAGAGAACATGGATTTAGAATTATTGGAACCAAGCACAAATTTATCTACAAACAGAAATAGTTTACACAGCACACAAGATTCTTCCGATATCGTGGATTCCGAACATTCTCAAATAACACAGTTAAAGGGCCAAATTATCATGTTAATTTTATACCTAATATCATGGATTGCCGCAGCGGCGTCAACTGTAAAACCATTAAGTGCATATATTTCTTTCGATGAAATTGTATTTGCTACATTATATTCCCTTTTCTCGAGTTCGCTTGGCATttttgttcttttcttttacgGAATTATACGAAATGATGTTAGATCGCAGTGGTTAAAAATGCGTTGCTGGCTTCAAAAGCGAAAAAATCGGTGTTGTAGAACAAGAAGCATTTCCGATGCAAATCCCGTAATTCCAACGCATCCTTTGGTACAACATTTAGTACCTCCGTTGTCTAATTCTCAAGCTACTCAAGTAACATCCGATTCGAATTCCATTAGCTCGTCAAGATGTACCAACAGATCACAGACTTGCAATACTTTAAAATTTACGGATATTATGAGCAATCAGGAAGCTTTACCTGTTGGAAGAAAAATGGCAAACGTAAATTTAGTTGTGTTACACCGACAACAATATAGATCTAACAATTCCGTTACGACGTATACCGAACCAATTTGCGTAGAAATGTTTTACAATCCCCGTCAAAGCGGAGTTGCTAGAAAATTCTTTAGAAAACAGCGTCGTCATACAAAAAACAATAATCTCGGTCCTAGAAAACAAGGTGACGGTGGTGCAACAAGCGATGCTGGTAGTTGCATTTCTGTACCGCGACCCGCTGCAAAGTTAGAAACTAATATAGACCAAACTATCTTAAGCACTAGCGCGAAAgtaaataatacaaatattCATGTCGAACTAAATCCAATAaacgatattaaaaatattaacattCTCTCGGATAGCGGTGGTAGCATATCGGAAGAAATAAGTGTTCCAATGCGCTTTGTTATCGGTCATGAAAGTCTTCTTCGAAATGTGAGAAAAATCAATAACAATTGCAGATTGCAGGACCATATAAGCGTTAATACAGTATTAAATTCTTCGAGAAACGATTCTTGTCAAAAACTAGAAGTAACGAATACAACTTCGCATGATTCAGATATAGACATAAAAACGGACGAAGAAAAGTACTTACGAAATGTTTCGCAACAATGTAGCTTAGAATATAGTTCAGAAGTAGAATCTACTACCCAAATGACTAGTGAGAAAAGTGATCATAATTTACCAGAAATTTATGAAACTATAGAGACAGGTGTAGAAGaacaatttgtaagaaaaagatGTCAAAGTATCAACGAATCGTACAAGACAGAGAAACAACACTGTAAAACAAACTTAAAATGGTTGTCTCATTCTAATAGCATGTACTGTCTTCCAATAGACACTGCAAAAGCATTGAGAAATAACTATTGTAGTTCACTGAACGACATCTCTTCTGTTATCGATTCGAAGaattgcaaatatttaaaaccGTCATTCACGAATTTCCAAACTATTACAAACTCACATTTGTACAATCAAGTTTCCATTTCTCAAAAATCATTTAATCAGTCAGAATTATCATTTTCCGAAGTAAATAGTTTAACTAGCGATAATATGCATAATTTAGTACAGACAACCGTTAATTCTTCATTGAATATCGAATGCATACCTAAAGTATGTACCAACGAGTACAATTTTTGTTTTACCGCAGAGGTAACTTTACCTAGTTTAAATTGTACAAATGTTGCACAAGATTCGAAAGAAAAGACTACAGACTCTCTGACCGATATTAGATCACTTATGTCAAGTCCTTGCAATATCGTAAAATGTTTTGATTCGGGAAATGAAGTAGAAAGTGTAAGCAAAAATTCAAATTTAGATAGTTTACAACAAATTGAAGTCAGTAAAATATACTTGAAAAATCCAAATATTTATCTACAAGTAACCAAAAAAGAAACAAGCGTTTAA